The DNA window ttttcctctttaaaagcCTTTCTGGGTGATGCTTCTGGTGCGTTTTGGGAGTGCCAGGTTGTgtatcatttcttttaataactcAATATCTCCATTCACAAGCTGACACTGGAGGTGCCTCATACCCACCAGGAGCTGACtcagctgtgcaggcagtgcagccACATTCCTGCTTTGTTCCCTGGTGGGGTTATGAGCTGTTCAATGAGAGCTCTGCCTTCTCTCAGAGCTCCTCTACAAACTTTAAACACCGATGTCTTCAGTGCGGGGCACTGCAAAAAGACTGAGAGCTTTACACCTTGCTCTGCTTCCCCCTCTCCTAGCAGGAAGGCAGGAGCTGGTTGGTTTTCCAGCATTAGTTTTTAAGTCAGTTTGGGATTTCTTGGTTTCAACTTCTTGCTGTGGGCACCCAAATCTATTTGGAATGCCACAGGCTTGTAGCTGAACCAGGTGTGGGTGTCTCATGCTAGAAAACACCTctaagaaaggaagaggaaagcagtcACGTTGGTGCATGTTTCAGTTGCTTCCAGTAGTCTCTAGAGGTTATATGTATATAACACACAGAGGCTGCTGGTGCCTCTGTGATGGAACATGTGTAGTGATGAGTTAAGACAGCTCAGTAACGAGGACGGTGCCTCGTAATGGAGGTGGGTTTGGAATTCCCTCTCCCAGCCTTTGCACTGTGTTTGATTTCTGGCTCTTTGAGTCACTTGCATCTTGTGTGCAGCTGTTTGTTCTAATTCTGGGATGGCAGCGGGCCTGCATGCGGATGAGCTGTCTGGGGTTCCTGGtgctgggaggagcagctgtgctgtgctcagtgttcACGtggtgctgcttttccttctggcacctcctgctgctgaacGTGCCTCTGCTGGGACCCTCCGctttcagctcctgcagtgctgctgtcacaaAGCAGATTTTCTCTTCTGCGTCTCAACAAGAGGAGCTTTAACAGCAGGACCCTCCTAGCGATTCTTGCTCACCATCCCCCAGAGGAATGGCTCTGTCTGGGGCAGGAGGAAGCTGCACATTCCTCAGTGTGCTCTGGGGACACTTTGTATGGGAACAGCTTGCATGAAATCATTGCTCCAGTGATTGTATCCAGAGCTGTAGGGTAAAAGAACAGCACTGAGAGCCACTCGTGGTTGCCAGATTAGCGTGAATGTGAGTGAGCAGAGCACGGGGGATACACGTGTAGCTGGATTTCTCTGACAGTAAGTGTTCTGATTTCAGATATAACTGCTGTTTGTTCCACAATGCTTTTGTCTCATTGCCGAGTATCCTTTGGGGGTCTGTCTCACACTGTGATCCTCCCTGGCAGAACTGCTGTGATTCCAAGAGTTTGGCTTTTGGACTTCAGTCCCTTGGTGAGCAAACTGCAGTCTGGGCCcagcaaaagcaaagtgcaGAGCCAGGGACAAGGTGCCAGTGCATTTCCTTCAGTGATGTCTGCACTGTGTAGGTGCTGAGTGGCACAGGGTGAGCCTGGAGGAGGGAACTGACCCATTCTTCAGTGAGGTTAGGTAGGAAGGCAGGAGTCTGGCATCTTTTCAAGTCCAGTTTCATTGTATTAAGTAAAAGGAGTGTGATAACAGGGGTATGCCAGTGCACTCCTTGTTGGAATATCTGTGTGCGATTCCACTTAATATTTGTTTAACTTGAGTCTTAGTTTATCTTGGTTTTATTCTGCTGGGGAACTGAGTGTTTTTGCTTCTGGTTGATAGTGTTTCTATTTGGGGTTTTGATGAGCTTCTCTGGATGGCAGCGGAAATCCAAACAAGAATTTGTGGAAGTGACATTGTGAGGCTGTTCAGTGCTCAGATCCAGCTGATGCTTGCaggatgcacagagcagaagtgtTGTTAGGGCATGTCCAACAGCCCTAAAAGAGGGAAGCCTCATTCCATTGCTTTGCCAGGCTATGGAAGGCATGGAATTGCTTGAGGGATTTTCTAGAGCCCTTACATAGTTTCTCACTGAATTCTAGTGAGCGTCAAGCTTTGTCTTGCATTTGAACAACCTCTTAGATGGTGAGTGCTGATTCAGGGCAGTGAACTATATTTCCCTACAAGCAGAACATTATGTAGAGTTTCTCACCTTATTTCTTATGTGCAAGGGCTctagaaaggaaggagaatttCCTGCTTTGGAGAAAAGTCTGAGCTGAGGTTTCTTTGCTGTGAATCATCTCTTTCAAGGCAAGAATGTGTCCCTTAAGCTGCTGGCTCAGCTaagctctgtgcagcagtgcaCAGACTGGGTGCCAAATACGATGGGTCAGTTTACAGCAGGTTCATCTGCAGCCACTCCATCCACATAAAGCCAAACTGCTTTCTTACATCTGGGGCTTTCTTGTAGCcctgaatttatttcagtaaagcGAGGCAGAAAGCTGTGGCTGCTCAAAGCCTTTATATTTCCATGTCAGCTTCTTGAAATTCATTTGTAAAGATCTGCAGTTTTTAGATAGAGAATGGACTTGAAActggcttttttcctttgtgtttctgatcttttgtttctgttcttttgtcaGCAACCAAGCTGACTCTTAAAGTGATGCATAAGACGGAGCTTCCCTTGGCACAGTCACATCCTGTCAGCTCTGACATCAGAACTTGGCCAGCAAATGCAGATGAgatgttattttctctgaagtgttttgcTGCTCTAATTGTGCTGCTGTGATCTCAAGTTCTCCCTAATGGGGACAGGAAAGGCTTCGAATTCAGTTCTGGTAGCAGCTCTGATGGCTGTACTGCAGATGTACATTGATATACATGATGTGAATTAATGTCTGCCTTATATAACCATCAGGTGTTTGATTATAACCTCACTTTTCTGTGTGTCAGGGAAGCACGAGGCTGCTCTCAGGGCTGTAAGCTTTTGGATATGAGGGCAAATTGCTTGGATGCTTCAGTCTCATCTGCTCCATATTCAGCTATTGTACTCTTTCCAACAGCATCACGTGCAGTTCCAGCCTCCTATCTGTTTTCCACATTAACCATCCTCTCCCAGCATGGTGGCGTTGGGCTTTTGGGAAGATCTTTAGCAAGCTTTGGGAGACTGAAGTGGAGTTTAGTCTGTCCTGGTTGAAGAAGCCAGGTATAGTTCCTTATGGAGTAGCTTCCTCAGGCTGGGCACGTGCATGCTTGTCTCCTTCAATGCTCGCTTGGTCTGTTTCTGACCAAACAAGGTTATCAAGGAGCTGGTACTGAAGGTGTCTGACTCCAGCTGTATCCAAAAACTGGCACAGCAGGTGTGTGGGAGGACCACTGCTTTGGTGCCCAGCAGATTTTGTATGGTATTAACATCCTGTGCTGGTAACCAGCCCTGTCCTGCATGTACAGGAGTGTTCCTGTGTCCAGTGTAGGTAGGCTGTTGGTTTTGGCACAGCTTGTTACTTCCTCAGAAACCATTTTCTGGGCACATCCTGCTTATTAGTTGTCTCTTTGTGTGACCTGGCCTGTGTATTTTTCCCCTGTTGGCAGTAGTTCATGAATATTTCAATTCTTAATTGTTAAGCAGGTGTCTTCTTTCCTGCAGGTACCCACTGCAGCCTTTCCCAGCTTCTTGAGGGCTGAGTGCAAGCCAAACCAAGCATCGCATGTCACCACAgtgcccagcctgcagcccagagaGGCAGCGATTGCAGCCTATTGGTGCTTCAGCAAGCAAgtgaggcaaagaaaaataattaccaAACACTGTCACAGCCAATAATCAGCTTATGCGTGAGGATTTGGAGTTCCTCTATCATTAGCCTAAGTGGTGTCACTCCGTGTCACTGCCACTTGAGCGTGGTTTATCTTGTAACTTTCTCTTCACTTCTCCCTGCAAATCTGGGGAGGGCGGAAAAATGTTCAATCAAGTGCTGCTGCAAACTGCAGTTGCCTTCTGTGCTCCTTGATTTGATAGAGATGGACCTAGCAGATAACACACGGTGCTTGGCTGTCTCTTGGAGAATATAACGATTGCTAAATGTGAACTAATCCTCACAGGGATGTTTGGAGTGATTATGAAAGCAGCTCAGTAAGGATGCAGCCATGGTCCTGTGAAATAGCTGCAGTTTTTCCTGGGTACTTCAGAGAGGAGCAGGTGAGCCAAGAAAGTTGGCAGAGTGGAGCTGGGGCTCGACCTGCTTTGGCTGGTGGAACAGCAGAGGAAGGTGTTTCTGAATCCTTAGGAGAACCATTGGTGCATGGTTCTGTGTGCTGTCAAAGCAGATCAAATTCAGATCATTGCTGTGCATTCCTTTAATGTGTTTTTGCTGGTCACTGAGTGTTGTGATGGGATTTTTACAATGAAGCTGCTCAAACATATACAGCCCACTGTGTTTGAATCTGCTCATCTCAAGtctctgtatttaaaagcaaagttgCTGGAGAGCTGAGCATCCCCTTCAGCTCAGGGAGTACCTGAGTGCTGCAGTTTGcagcttggtgccatctgcaGACTCACTGAGGGTGCATTCAGTTGGAAGAACAACTCCCTGCACACCGAGAGCTGCCCTGGCACAGATACTTGGCTGCGTTGCATCAtccctgctgtgctttcttGTCTTGCAGGTGTGAATGACAGAGGAGGTGCCTCCCACTGCACTCACTGACGTGAACCTGCGTCTGCTGTGCCACGATGACATAGATGCAGTGAAGCAGCTCTGCGGCGACTGGTTCCCAATAGAGTATGTTGTGGGTACAGGTGGTGGGAGCCCAGGGCCAAGCATTGCTTTGAGCACCAGCTCAGTTCCCCATGTGGTAAATGCCCGTGGCTGGAGGCTGCTCGTGTGATATTATTTTGATGCATATTGGTAcaaaatattgtcttttttcttctttccaggtACCCTGACTCATGGTACCGAGATATCACTTCCAACAAGAAATTCTTTTCCCTCGCAGCCACATACAGAGGCTCCATTGTGGGAATGATAGTGGCAGAGATCAAGAGCAGAACAAAGGTGCATAAAGAGGTAGGAAACTTGTGTTTCAGAACACAACAGAAAGTCCCTTCCTGCTGGGGTTGGACAGCTGTGCTCTGATAGAAGACTTGCTGCCTGATGTGCTGTGAAGAGGAATCAGCTAATGCTGCTGTGGTCTAAAAACCACATTGGCATAAATGCTTAAAGGCCATCAGCATTGTGATGGCATGGGACAGTCAGTAACACCTGCAGGAGCCAAGAGCACTGAGTGGCACTGGGCTCTTCACTCTAGCTGGCTTCACCCCAGAGCCAGTCTAAGTCAAACTGCATcttcagcagcaaacaaaaggtTCTTGTTCTAACCACACTGAAAGCCAGGGCTTACCCAGATACTCTCCCAGACAGCTGGGCCTGTAGAGCACGTTTCTTGTCCTCTTCAGCAGTACATGAAACCCTGAGCAGGCAGTAAAGCCTGTTGCTGCTGAACTCCTGGATCCAGACTCTGATGTGTAACTGCAGCCTTGGCTGTGTGAATCCTTGTTGGTCCTGAGTGCAGATACATTGTGTCCTTAGGCCTGCAAATAATGTATATAGTAAAGAAACATTGTGATTTGTGTTCTGTGTCTGTAAAGGCCAAGTGAAAGGAGgaatttcttgctttgttttcatgtgttctGGTGCAGGAttcctgctttctcctctgcctttccATGTACCTCACTAAATAACTTGTTCTATCTCTTCTAGGATGGAGACATCCTAGCTTCCAATTTTCCTTTGGACACTCAAGTTGCTTACATACTCAGTCTTGGAGTGGTGAAGGAGTTCAGGAAACACGGGATTGGTAAGTTGCTGCTGATGAGGATTCTGTTGCTGTCTTGCTACGTGTGGGTGCTGGGCCTGGATGATAAACCTGCACCACTTCACTTTCCTTTCAAGAAAGCCTTCTGTGATTTATCCCAGCACTTGAAGTGGTGCTCTCACATCCCCTTTGTGTTGCTCGTGGGGCTTCAAACTTACAACTTAAACCAatagaagaaatgtttagagaaagctgaaggaacTCAGACCTGATCTAACCTGTCACATCCACGTAAGCTCTGAGTCCCTGCTACAACACACAGCAGTTTTGCAGGCATTTGGAAATCTCGCAGTCAGAAGGGCTCGTCTCCATTCAGAGCAGGATGTGGTTTGCCATCAGTAAGTGCCATTCTGGTGCAATTTGAAGCATGATCTGTATCTTTGATCTGCCAAAGGAAGGAGGTCAGGTTTGGCAGCATGACTCACTGTTGCACATCTGGAGTCTCTATAGTGGATACAGCTAAGGACTGTatctcccttcttctctcctttaGAAAGGTGGAAATTGATATTGATGCATGAAGGCCTCAGTGGGAGGGCTGTATTTAAATCTTGAAGTGCTACTTTAGATAGATTATCtgtacaaagaagaaaatgcttacGCAGAACAGTGCTCGGATAAGTTAGTAATTAATTAGCTAGTGCCATTAAAACCCTTTAGTGCTGCTGTATTGAATGTTCTCATGTTGCTTTGGGGAGTGAGTGAGATCTGAGCTCTTAGTGTGTGCAGCAGTTGCTGTTTAGCTGCTGGGTGCCAGAGATCTCAGCcaggagccctgcagggctgtgctggcccTGAGGGATGCAGCTGCACTGCCTGattctgctcttctctccttcaacaGGTTCACTCCTGCTTGAAAGTTTAAAAGACCATATATCAACGACTGCCCAAGATCACTGCAAAGCCATTTACCTGCACGTCCTCACCACTAACAACACAGCAATAAACTTCTATGAAAACAGAGACTTTAAACAGCACCACTACCTTCCCTATTACTATTCCATAAGAGGGGTCCTCAAAGATGGCTTTACCTACGTTCTGTACATCAATGGTGGACACCCACCCTGGACAATCTTATATCCTTTAAGTTCAGCCTGGTGTCCAGCGAGCCGTGCTAAGCAGACACCACACCATGTTGGGGGCTAAATATAGCAATCCAGCCAAGTGTGACCTGGCTGTGTCTGGGGAATGATGTGAGCTTAATTGGACAGGTTTCTCTGCAGCCAGAACGAAGGCAGCGTTAGACAGGTTCTGCACTGAGCCACTTGTACGCAGGCTTCCCCAGCTCTTCTGGGAACAGTGAAGGATGGGAAATGAAATTTGAAGCTGGAGCCAGTTTCTGTGAATGCTCTTGTTAAGCCAGCATACCAGGCATGCTTTGCCTTGCGTGGTGCAGGATTTGGCTGGCGCTGTGGCAGAAAAGCCCCTGCTTTGACTGGGCCCTGGCCTTGCCTGGGTCTCAGTAGGCTGCTCTCAAATTGGATTTGGGAATTTATATCAGGTCTTTGGGTCCTGGTGAAGAGCAGCCCTCACTGTGTCAAGGTTTCTGTAGCAGGTAGCAGTCCATTGAGAATTCCAAGTTATTTCTGAAGTTAGAATATAAACGTCAATGTCCTTAACAGATGGCCACTGACTACCTGCAGCACATCGGATCAACGCTAGCCAGCCTGAGCCCGTGTTCCATTCCCCAGAGGATATACAGACAAGCCCAGAGccttctctgcagccttctgccATGGTCTGGCATTTCTGCCAAGAGTGGCATCGAGTA is part of the Coturnix japonica isolate 7356 chromosome 14, Coturnix japonica 2.1, whole genome shotgun sequence genome and encodes:
- the NAA60 gene encoding N-alpha-acetyltransferase 60, producing the protein MTEEVPPTALTDVNLRLLCHDDIDAVKQLCGDWFPIEYPDSWYRDITSNKKFFSLAATYRGSIVGMIVAEIKSRTKVHKEDGDILASNFPLDTQVAYILSLGVVKEFRKHGIGSLLLESLKDHISTTAQDHCKAIYLHVLTTNNTAINFYENRDFKQHHYLPYYYSIRGVLKDGFTYVLYINGGHPPWTIFDYLQHIGSTLASLSPCSIPQRIYRQAQSLLCSLLPWSGISAKSGIEYSRTM